Part of the Thamnophis elegans isolate rThaEle1 chromosome 10, rThaEle1.pri, whole genome shotgun sequence genome, gggaaggaatctGGAAAGccccaaagcaggggtgaaattcagcaggttttgacgggttctggagaaccggtagcggaaattttgagtagtttggagaaccagcaaatgtcacctccggctggccccagagtgcggtgggaatggggattttgcaatatccttcccccaagagtggggagggaatggggattttgcaatatccttccccaagaGTGAtgaaggaatgaggattttgcaatctccttcccccaagagtggggagggaatggggattttgcaatatccttcccctgccacacccaccaagccacctccacagaaccggtagtaaaaagttttgaatttcaccactgccccaaaGGCTAACATTTTCAACTTCCCAAAAGAGAGGCCCGAGCAGTATTTGGTGACATGATAATGCTTCTTCAATATATTTGCAAAGAAAGCGAACAAGCGCAGTGCTCTGCTAGTCAGAGTTGTGAGTGGTTTCCTTCCTTTGTATTTCACTCTTTAGTTTGCATAAgaatctgttggaagaaatgtccatctgggttcagttccaagtggggggaaaaagacactggaaacatggaggctgcttggaaatatggttgaatgatggacaggatcacatgacttggagctcctgggtgaaaaagCGCATGGATCAGAGAGTGAGATAGATTTATACActctcttgggccccgccttagagtttcctgttcctgtgtaagaaatgcattctgattggcagtcagactcccagggggcaggggtcttagctaactttgtaggctgtctgtgtcccgGGCTTGTTTGAGCCTTGCccggtgatgtaatcttcccaggtatcatgtgatgagatgggtagagggctaatcctatcatgtcctgagggccatgtcttaatcccatcaccctggagctgaatggGAGGTGGCAGGGAGCTGCGTCAtctttaaaaacacatttctccatttctcgtccagggaaatacaatattctgcctttttaatatttcctaaaatatttcatttttctgcaaATCAATGCATAAAAATGGCATTCATCTTAAAACAAGCTGTGACTGTACAACAGCCTTAGCTTGAAGTTGCACACCACATTGAATGCCGAAGCTGATAGAATATTTGTAAGTTAAATAGAAAGATATTccctaaatcctttttttaaatgatcgATGAGACGGGTTTAAAATATGTTTGGAGTGGGAGAAACCGTActaaaaaacaatatacattttactCAAACAGACATTTATCTTATTCCAGAATCGATATGATTTGGGTAGTGACTGAACCGGCCTACAATATAcaggaaattgagattgaaacaagtACTTGGGCAGATCACAATCCAATGACAATTCAATGGAGAGGACAGAGTAAAAAATCTAGGTGGACACTAAATAAtaccatattaaaagagaaagactttgtacagaaaatTCAAAAGATATTGGCcttcttctttaaagaaaagaggaaagaggagacaTCAATGCAGAACCTCCAggatacaatgaaggcctatACTAGAGGCCTAATAATTGACTATACGAAGAAGAGAGATATAAGGAAAAGACAAACACTTAAAGGACTTGACAATGAATATAAGGGTCTTGAGAAAGAACTCCAGTATTCCCCCAAAAAGGATATTAAAGTAAGAATGGATGTGGTTAAACACAAAATTGAgttaatggaaaaggaggaattagcCCAAAAAATTAGGGGTgctaagcagaattattttgaaaatgctaataaaccaggcagatggttggcatacAAATTGAGAAAAGAGAGACTCAAAGAAGATACTGCGGTTAATGGATGAACAAGGGCAAACCTGTTATGggaatgaagagaagaaaaatgaacaatttgtgatttgatatataattataagtggtgaccatggaaaggacgcacaacattttgtaaccaaacaacacgcTACATGAAATGGCAGAAGGCtgtatatgtttatgtttttgttgtctttgtttgtttaaaaattttttaaaaaaacttttcaaaaaaagagaagagaatatttgtggtTCAGGGttcaactgtggggtccttggtgttccctgaattgttttcttgcagatgtttcattaccaaattaggttacatcatcagtggaCTCATCCGCCTGTGCAGATGATATTATCTTACCATCATCAACATActgatagcaataacaatagcacttagacttatataccacttcacagccctctctaagcagtttacagagtcagcatagtgcccccaatagtctgggtcctcattttacccatcccGGAAGGAGGTTgtaggtttattaaacttgtatgctgccctattcccggagggatagaaggctgagttcaACAATtttgaaacaacttgcctccagaagttgtaaatgctccaacactggacatttttaagaagatgttggataagcatttgtctgaagtgctgtagggtttcctacctaagcagcgggttggactagaagacctccaaggtcccttccaactattattctattctaaatagacTTAGTCCTTACGGATAGTCCTAGAcctataacagttcatttagtggctattcaaagttgcaaaaaaaatgtgacttgtgaccatttcccccagttatgacctttgcagcatccccatgatcacgcaatcaaaattcagatccttgacaactggttcacgcttacgactgttgcaacatccccgggATCATGCGGTTGTCTTTTGTGAcgttgtgacaagcaaagtcaacaaggaaCCCAGATTCCCTTAGCAATCAGCTTTAATCAACCCACAGGGATCCATTTAACCACAGtgggaagtcataaaatgggaccaaACTCACTTAAACCACAGCCACAGAAATTTCGGGCTGAAGGAAAGCGAGGACCATCCCGTATATCATTCCAGATGGGATTTTGAAATATATGTAGGTacatacgtatgtgtgtgtgtgtgtgtgtatgtatgtatgtatgtatatatgtatgtatgtatgtatgtagttagttggttagttagttagttagttcgtgacccgtcaaaaccgcgttccacaaaagcgcggtcgacgaaatcgcgtatgtgacgtcatcacaacgcgacgaaaaagatcgaaaaattgaaataaaaattaaattacagcaagccgattcacataaaggtaagggttaggttaagggttagggttagggttaggttaagggttagggttaggtttagagcgttagcgttacgtttagcgttaggttaagggttagcgttaggtttttcgttaggttaagggttaggtttagggttaggtttagggttaggttaagggttaggtttagggttaggtttaggtttgggggggttagggtaaggttttagctttatttttacatttttcgatctttttcgtcgcgctgtgatgacgtcacatacgcgctttcgtcgaccgcgattttgtcatccgcggttttgtggtggaaccagttagttagttagttagttagttagttagttagttagtcatGTTCATGTAGTtcatagagcactgcacacaaagacaactagacacaagaacagtttttccactctgctaaacaaataattccttcaccactcaaactattcactaaggctgaattactactactattagtctcctcatcgttcctatcacccatctcctcccacttaggactgaaggactgtaacttgttgcttgtatccttacgatttatattgattgtttcctgattgcttatttgtaccctatgactatccttaagtgttgtgccttatgattcttgacaaatgtatttttattctccttatgtacacccCCAGCAtatccaccaaagacaaattctttgtgtgtccaatcacgcttggccaataaagaattctcttcttctctcctctcctctcttctaattctcttcttaatttattttgtcatgtctatgtaatgtatattggaggtggagaccctttgagagctgcatgccaAGGAATTTCATTTGTACATATGCCGATTAGCCCCCCCTTCCAAGTGACAATCAAGTTATCCTATATCTGTCCAGAAGCCCAACAGCGAAGTGAAAGTCTTCTGACCATGCTCAGGAGCCATCGCCTGAGCCCCAAAGAAccgaaaggggaagagagaagcaGGGATGCCTGCAAACCCGGGGGGCCAAAGGGGGTCCCCCCGCCCCATCCGAGAGGACTTCCCTCCGGGAGACGAGGCGGAGCCAAGAAGTGGGCGGATCTaaccggaggaggaggggggggggtcttttgctACCACtttctctcgctctcgctctctcgccccctcccttttccctccccctccccccggttgTCCCCGCCCCTGGGCTGCACGCAAGGCTCCGGAGGAGGAGACCTTCCCCGCgcgagcccccccctccccgtcctCGGCCCCCGGATGCATGACTTCATCCTTCCGCCCCGGGTTTCCTTTATGATGTAGGGTTGTCCCAAGCGCTGGGCTCAGACGCTGATCGAGGCTGTTGGACGTCGCACgcgcttctcttccccccccccacgcctgcctgcctgcctgcctacctgcccgcCCCGGCTGGAACCGCGCTGCCTCTCGGAGCCCATCGCCCGCCCACTCTGGCCAGCTCTTCTCTCGCTCCACAACGCCCGGCAGAGGCACCCGGTTGCCAGCttcctcccgccgccgccgccgccgcctgctTTACTCGGCCTCTCCTCGCCTTCCCCTCCCAACCCTCCGAAACCCCGCGCCCCGCCACCATGTCTGAGATCCTGCCCTACAACGACGAGAAAGTGGCCCGCTATGGCACCGACTCGGAGGTGGGCGACATCTCCTTCAGCTGCCGCCTCCAGGACACCAACTCCTGGGGCAACCAATCCAAGCGGCCCCCCAAGTTAGGACAGATCGGACGAGCCAAGCGAGGTGAGTCGGCCCGCGCGTCCTCCCGGGACATCGCCCGCAAAcaatcatcctcttcctccccgcCCAACCCCGCAATTCTCCATCCTTCTCCGCCGCTTTTTCCCCTTGGTTGTCGATgcaggacggggggggggggggggagaaggggagcgCTCTGCTCCGCGATTTCTAGGGAGGGGGGTTTGAATGGATgtgcgccccccccccatctctccacCGTAGCTCCCTTGGCTGAGATTCCCCCTCGCCCCCCTCACACACCCCCAATTCGGCTGCCGCTGTAAATTTTCCCACCCGCAGGTGGATCCTGCCGCAGAAAAGCGGGAGGGGGGGGCGGCTGGATGGCGCTGCGTTTCTTCCCCACCTCCCGCCCCCCCCAATAAGCTCTCCCCATCGCGCCCCGCTTTGAGATTCCCACGATCGCGGCTGTTTGATCCCCCCCCTCCACCAGGCCTCTTTGGCGCAGGAAttctcgctccccccccccccaaaaaagaagccCAGCCGTCTGTTCCTCTGTTCCCCAACGCGGGTCACTGGAGCGCTTCGACCCGCGTCTCTTTCCCTCCCGTGGAAAAGGGCCGAGGAGGGGCCGTTGTTTCCCGGAGGGGCTTTATGGCCAGCGGGAATTCCGTTGATGGGCGCAAGAGGGGGGGgtggatggagggaaggggggagagtcGTAATCTGAGCCTCCCGGAGCCTAAGCTGCccatttaaccccccccccaatccccgggGCTAAAAggccgggggaggggggaccCGACGCCTCCCGTCCTGACGGCGCGTGTTgggtttgtcctcccttccttccccccccttccccctgcagTGGTCATCGAAGACGATCGAATAGACGAGGTGCTGAAGGGCATGGCCGGGAAGTCGCCGTCCGGGGTATAAAGCGGGCACCGCAGCGCCTCTGCACCAGCTGCAGCGGATTTCCCcccgaatttttaaaaaaaaagcacttttggctgTGCATGTTTGTTGGGATTGTGGACAAACCAGAAAAGCACGGAAGAAGATGAGGCTGCTGGCAACACCCTCCACCTCTCAACGCGACCCCAGCCCGAAGAAGGAACTGATGGCGGGGGGGGGACACACcgtcatctctctctatctctctctcccccctcctccgccTTCCACGGAGCGCCGCGGGACGCCGAGACCTTGCCATCCCAACGTTGTCCCCGTTGAGCCACACACATACGGGACGATGATGATGCCCAATCCCGGAGTTTAAAACGACCCTCCTAAGGAAGAAGCCTCCTgttcctggggtggggtggggaaggacagGCGGGCGGGCGCTGAATGGCGCTCTTGCGCCTTTGGAAAGGAGCTGTCCATTTCAGCACCGTTGGCGCCCCG contains:
- the CAMK2N2 gene encoding calcium/calmodulin-dependent protein kinase II inhibitor 2, which gives rise to MSEILPYNDEKVARYGTDSEVGDISFSCRLQDTNSWGNQSKRPPKLGQIGRAKRVVIEDDRIDEVLKGMAGKSPSGV